The Streptomyces rimosus genomic interval CACCACGCGCGGCTTGGTGGATGGGCTGCGCCACCTCCTGGAACGACGTACCGCAGCGGCGGCCCTGACGGTGATGACCGTACTGCGCTTCTGCTACGGGGCGCTGACGGTAACGGTGTTGATGCTGTGCCGGTACGCGTGGGCCGACAGCGAGTCGGGGGGACTGGCGCTCCTCGGGATCGCCGTCGGCGTATCAGGGGCGGGCTTCTTCGCTGCCGCCGTCATCACGCCGTCGGCCGTCGCCAGGTACACGCCCCTGGCCTGGATGGCGTGCTGTGCGGGGCTGTCGGCTGTGCTGACTTCGGCCCTGGGGCTCTCCTTCGCGTACGTACCGCTGCTGATCGCCGCCTTCGTCCTCGGCCTCAGCACCCAGGCCGCCAAGATCTCCACGGACACGGTGGTGCAGTCATCGGTGGACGATGCCTTCCGCGGCCGTGTCTTCGCGGTCTACGACATGCTCTTCAACGTCGCCTACGTCGGTGCCGCGGCCGTGGCGGCGCTGATGCTGCCGCCGGACGGCAGGTCCGGTGTTCTCGTCATCGCCGTGGCTCTGCTCTACGCGGCGACCGCGGTGTCGCTGATCCGCTGCGTACGGCGCTAGCCTCCTGACGCCCAGCCCTGGGGGACCCCAGCGGCGACAGGGTCACCTCGCGACCCGATACGTTACGTGCTTTCAGCTCACACGTGGACGCATCGCTTTCAGGGGGACCTTCATGACCATGCCGCCGCCTCCGGGGCAGAACCCGTACGGCCAGAATCCCTACGGCCAGAACCCGTACCCGCAGGCACCGAACGCTCCGTACGGGCAGCCGCCGCAGGGACCCGCTCCATATGGCCAGCCCCCGCAGGCGCCCAACGCGCCGTACGGCCAGCCGCAGGGCGGCTACGCTCCTCCGCCGCAGATGCCGCAGCAGCAGGGCGCTCCCTGGCCGCAGGCAGCACCCCCGCAGCAGCCCTACGGCATGCCCCCGCAAGGTGGGGCACCCCAGCCGCCCGGGCCCCAGCGCTCGGACAGCGTGGGCCGGAAGGTCTTCCGCGTGGTCCTGAGCCTTGTCGTGCTGGGCCTGGTACTCGGCGGCCTCGCGGGCTTCAACTCCCTCTTCGGCACGGACGCCAAGAAGGCCGCCGTCGGTGACTGCATGAAGAACAACGGCACGACCATCCGGCCGGACATGGAGAAGGTGGACTGCACCGCCTCCGATGCCGCCTACAAGGTCGCCGAGGTGCATGACGACACCACCGACGAGAAGCTGTGCGACCTGACGAAGTACAACGCCTACTCGGAAGCCACCGGGCGCCGGCACCGCAACAAGGTCGTGCTCTGCCTCGAAGACATCAAGAAGTAGAGCCGGTCCCTGTTTCACGTGAAACACGACGCCACTCGCCGTCGTGTTTCACGTGAAACCACGCACTCACTGCTGCGCGGCCCACCACTCCCGCAGAGCGGCAACGGCCTCTTCCCGCTCCATCGGGCCGTTCTCCAGCCGCAGTTCGAGCAGATGCTTGTACGCCTTACCGACCTCCGGGCCGGGAGCGATGCCGAGGACCTGCATGATGTCGTTGCCGTTCAGGTCCGGCCGGATCGAGTCCAGCTGCTCCTGCTCCTGCAGCCGCGCGATGCGCTCCTCCAGCCCGTCATAAGCACG includes:
- a CDS encoding LppU/SCO3897 family protein — its product is MTMPPPPGQNPYGQNPYGQNPYPQAPNAPYGQPPQGPAPYGQPPQAPNAPYGQPQGGYAPPPQMPQQQGAPWPQAAPPQQPYGMPPQGGAPQPPGPQRSDSVGRKVFRVVLSLVVLGLVLGGLAGFNSLFGTDAKKAAVGDCMKNNGTTIRPDMEKVDCTASDAAYKVAEVHDDTTDEKLCDLTKYNAYSEATGRRHRNKVVLCLEDIKK